From a single Brassica oleracea var. oleracea cultivar TO1000 chromosome C5, BOL, whole genome shotgun sequence genomic region:
- the LOC106294004 gene encoding pentatricopeptide repeat-containing protein At1g01970 yields MMGVYSCNAVLNTVFPFVGGGGSHYRLYFSPKTPFSVEESRRRRFSCKCMMAGEVVDKEEKGPRRFNWVGLTEEQEEEEEAITRIPVKMSKRCQALMKQIICFEKGSSFSEMLGAWVRRMKPIRADWLSLLKELTNLHSPFYIKVAEFALLEDSFEANPRDYTKIIHHYGKLNQIQDAENTLVSMKNRGFLIDQVTLTAMVQSYSKAGYHLLAEETFNDIKLLGEPLDYRSYGSMIMAYIRAGTPEKGEALLREMDSHDLCAGREVYKALLRSYSMSGDPQGSKRVFDALQIAGITPDAKLCGLLINAHSVSGQSHNARLAFENMRKAGIKATDKCVALVLSAYQMEEKLNEALGFLVELEKDSIMVGEEASAVLARWFKKLGVVEEVELLLREFSSHKTL; encoded by the exons ATGATGGGAGTTTATAGCTGTAACGCAGTGTTGAACACCGTCTTCCCCTTTGTTGGTGGTGGTGGAAGCCACTATAGGCTCTACTTTAGTCCAAAAACCCCATTCTCTGTAGAAGAATCTCGTCGTCGTCGTTTTAGTTGCAAATGTATGATGGCTGGGGAGGTTGTAGACAAGGAAGAAAAGGGCCCTAGAAGATTCAATTGGGTTGGTCTTACAGAAGAACAAGAGGAGGAGGAGGAGGCAATCACTCGGATTCCAGTTAAGATGTCAAAACGCTGTCAAGCGCTTATGAAGCAGATAATATGCTTCGAAAAGGGTAGCAGCTTTAGCGAGATGTTAGGTGCTTGGGTTAGGAGGATGAAACCCATTCGAGCTGACTGGCTTTCCCTTCTTAAAGAGCTCACCAATCTTCACTCTCCCTTTTATATCAAG GTGGCTGAATTTGCGCTGCTCGAGGATTCCTTTGAAGCTAACCCCCGCGACTATACCAAGATCATCCATCACTATGGGAAGCTTAACCAAATTCAAGACGCTGAGAACACTCTCGTTTCTATGAAAAACCGAGGCTTTCTCATTGATCAGGTCACCCTAACTGCCATGGTTCAGTCGTACAGCAAGGCAGGCTACCACCTCTTGGCTGAAGAAACTTTCAACGATATCAAATTGCTCGGGGAACCACTTGACTATCGATCCTATGGTTCCATGATTATGGCCTACATCAGAGCTGGCACTCCCGAGAAAGGAGAGGCTTTGCTCAGAGAAATGGACTCCCATGATCTCTGTGCCGGGAGAGAGGTTTACAAGGCCTTGTTGAGATCCTACTCTATGTCTGGAGATCCCCAAGGATCCAAGCGTGTTTTTGATGCTCTTCAGATCGCGGGGATCACTCCTGATGCAAAGCTATGCGGTCTGCTCATTAACGCACACAGTGTCTCGGGTCAGAGCCACAATGCGCGTTTGGCTTTTGAGAATATGAGAAAAGCCGGAATCAAAGCTACTGACAAGTGTGTGGCTCTTGTGCTCTCTGCATATCAAATGGAAGAAAAGCTCAATGAGGCGTTAGGGTTCTTAGTTGAGCTTGAGAAAGACTCCATCATGGTTGGGGAAGAAGCTTCTGCTGTGCTGGCTCGGTGGTTTAAGAAGCTGGGTGTTGTTGAAGAAGTTGAGTTACTTCTCAGGGAATTTTCATCCCACAAAACACTCTGA
- the LOC106294005 gene encoding uncharacterized protein LOC106294005, whose product MGILTKAYCQYNNIPFHPYYYRPSNLHNPISLFAITSPSISPTEPSSPPSSGYKPQQQQIQFGGHLIIPAVAVAASAWFFLRLHHRYPPIITAAPMDLELEEEGEIKELPLQRKPGHVKALHFYKTKPGTVFKLIQVYANGNYESLKARIRLSAEWLERARRELEEVVERDPGRVMEYSQVVDELMDLLKDMEVYVDQCEKDKVKGYLTSCNRLLARVRKMEARILNALQEFHDDDDEPGGGHH is encoded by the coding sequence ATGGGAATCCTCACGAAGGCGTATTGTCAGTACAACAACATCCCCTTTCACCCTTATTATTACAGACCTTCCAACCTTCACAACCCTATTTCTCTCTTCGCCATCACATCTCCATCCATTTCACCTACAGAACCTTCTTCTCCTCCTAGTAGTGGTTACAAACCACAACAACAACAAATCCAGTTCGGCGGCCACTTGATAATTCCCGCCGTGGCAGTCGCAGCTTCGGCTTGGTTCTTCCTTCGTCTCCACCACCGATACCCTCCAATCATCACCGCCGCTCCTATGGATCTCGAATTGGAGGAAGAAGGTGAGATCAAAGAGCTCCCTTTGCAGCGCAAGCCGGGTCATGTGAAAGCTCTCCACTTTTACAAAACGAAGCCAGGTACCGTCTTCAAACTGATCCAAGTGTACGCCAATGGTAACTACGAATCCTTGAAAGCCCGGATTCGCCTGTCCGCGGAGTGGCTGGAAAGGGCGAGGAGAGAGCTGGAGGAGGTGGTGGAGAGAGACCCGGGTCGGGTCATGGAGTATTCGCAGGTGGTCGACGAGCTGATGGATCTTCTCAAGGATATGGAGGTTTACGTGGATCAATGCGAAAAGGACAAGGTTAAGGGTTACCTTACTTCTTGCAATCGGTTGCTTGCCCGTGTCAGGAAAATGGAAGCTCGGATTCTCAATGCCCTCCAAGAGTTTCACGATGATGATGATGAACCTGGAGGAGGACACCACTAG
- the LOC106344192 gene encoding LOW QUALITY PROTEIN: UDP-glucuronate 4-epimerase 3 (The sequence of the model RefSeq protein was modified relative to this genomic sequence to represent the inferred CDS: inserted 1 base in 1 codon; deleted 1 base in 1 codon), whose translation MVKPIVSLECSQGRKRRKWRSGVFVVEGDINDLPLLKKLFELVPFTHVMHLAAQAGVRYAMDNPSSYVHSNIADFVILLELCQSATPQTSIVWASSSSVYGLNTKVPFSEHDPTDXPCQKAGEEIAHTCNHIYGLSLTALRFFTVYGPCGRPDMAYFFFTRGTPISIFQG comes from the exons ATGGTAAAACCCATCGTTAGCCTG GAGTGTTCTCAGGGAAGAAAAAGAAGAAAATGGCGGAGCGGAGTGTTCGTGGTGGAAGGAGACATCAACGATCTTCCCCTCCTCAAGAAACTCTTCGAGCTCGTCCCTTTCACTCACGTCATGCATCTCGCTGCTCAAGCCGGCGTCAGATACGCCATGGACAACCCTTCCTCCTACGTTCAC AGCAACATCGCCGATTTCGTCATCCTCCTCGAGCTCTGCCAATCCGCTACTCCTCAGACTTCCATCGTCTGGGCTTCCTCTAGCTCTGTCTACGGCTTGAACACCAAAGTCCCCTTCTCCGAGCATGATCCAACTG CTCCTTGCCAGAAAGCCGGCGAAGAGATTGCTCACACTTGCAACCACATCTACGGCCTCTCCCTCACCGCCCTCAGGTTTTTCACCGTCTACGGCCCTTGTGGAAGACCTGACATGGCTTATTTCTTCTTCACCAGAGGCACCCCTATTTCCATCTTCCAAGGCTGA